The following are encoded together in the Pseudomonas sp. IB20 genome:
- a CDS encoding NADP-dependent oxidoreductase, whose product MPQEPILNQRIVLVSRPQGAPTPENFRLERVNLPELADGQVLLKTLYLSLDPYMRGRMSDAPSYAAPVEIDEVMTGGAVSRVEQSRSPKFAVGDLVVGSTGWQSHSICDGRNLMPVPKGLLSPSMALGVLGMPGMTAYMGLMDIGQPKAGETLVVAAASGAVGSVVGQVAKLKGLRVVGIAGGADKCRYVVDELGFDACIDHKSANFANELALACFEGVDIYFENVGGKVFDAVLPLLNPKARVPLCGLIAGYNAHEAPSGPDRLPALQRTLLTKRVRIQGFIVFDDYGDRQPEFLSAMAPWVRDGKIKFREDVVDGLEQAPEAFIGLLEGRNFGKLVVRVAQD is encoded by the coding sequence ATGCCTCAAGAACCAATTCTCAACCAGCGCATCGTCCTGGTCTCGCGCCCGCAAGGTGCGCCGACCCCGGAAAACTTTCGCCTGGAGCGTGTGAATCTGCCGGAGCTGGCAGACGGCCAGGTCCTCTTGAAAACGCTGTACTTGTCCCTCGACCCGTACATGCGCGGCCGTATGAGCGACGCACCGTCCTACGCCGCGCCGGTGGAAATCGACGAAGTGATGACCGGTGGCGCTGTCAGCCGTGTCGAGCAGTCGCGGTCTCCGAAATTTGCAGTGGGCGACCTGGTGGTCGGCTCCACCGGCTGGCAAAGCCACAGCATTTGCGATGGCCGCAACCTGATGCCGGTGCCCAAGGGCCTGCTCAGCCCGTCGATGGCGTTGGGTGTGCTGGGTATGCCGGGCATGACCGCGTACATGGGCCTGATGGACATCGGCCAGCCCAAGGCCGGGGAAACCCTGGTGGTCGCGGCGGCGTCCGGTGCAGTGGGTTCAGTGGTGGGTCAGGTGGCCAAGCTCAAGGGCTTGCGTGTGGTAGGGATCGCCGGTGGCGCGGACAAGTGCCGCTACGTGGTGGACGAGCTGGGGTTTGACGCCTGCATCGATCACAAGAGCGCCAACTTCGCCAATGAGCTGGCCCTGGCGTGCTTCGAAGGCGTGGATATCTATTTCGAAAACGTCGGCGGCAAGGTGTTCGACGCGGTGCTGCCGCTGCTTAACCCCAAGGCTCGGGTGCCCCTGTGCGGCTTGATCGCCGGCTACAACGCCCATGAAGCGCCCAGCGGGCCTGACCGCTTGCCGGCGCTGCAACGCACCTTGCTGACCAAGCGCGTGCGCATCCAGGGCTTTATCGTGTTTGACGACTATGGCGATCGCCAGCCGGAATTCCTCAGCGCCATGGCGCCATGGGTGCGCGATGGCAAGATCAAGTTCCGCGAAGACGTGGTCGACGGCCTGGAGCAGGCGCCCGAGGCCTTTATCGGTTTGCTCGAGGGGCGCAACTTCGGCAAGTTGGTGGTACGCGTCGCGCAGGATTGA
- a CDS encoding YbaB/EbfC family nucleoid-associated protein, translating into MMKGGMAGLMKQAQQMQEKMAKMQEELANAEVTGKAGGDMVSVVMTGRHDIKRVSIDPSVLPGTSEDDLEMLEALFAAAVNDAVRKIEANSQDKMSGVTAGMQLPPGMKLPF; encoded by the coding sequence ATGATGAAAGGTGGCATGGCCGGCCTGATGAAGCAGGCACAGCAGATGCAGGAAAAGATGGCCAAGATGCAGGAAGAACTGGCCAACGCCGAAGTCACCGGTAAAGCCGGTGGCGATATGGTCAGCGTGGTGATGACCGGCCGTCACGACATCAAGCGCGTGAGCATCGACCCGAGCGTGTTGCCAGGCACCAGCGAAGATGACCTGGAAATGCTTGAAGCGCTGTTCGCCGCGGCCGTCAACGATGCCGTGCGCAAGATCGAAGCCAACAGCCAGGACAAAATGTCCGGCGTGACCGCTGGCATGCAACTGCCGCCGGGCATGAAGCTGCCGTTCTGA